The genomic interval TACCTTGTCGAACAGACGTTTGTAAGCTGATTTCTCGCCCAGGGTGTACGATTCTTCGGCCTCTTGCCGCTCCGGAAAGGGGGTTGCCGTTTTCATATAATGGCGGATGTTGGCGCGGCGGCGCTGGACGAAATACTGGGCCAGCTTTCTTCTGTGTTTCTCATTCTGCGGGCCGGCAAGATCATCCGGCAGATCCGCAAAGGCGGGGTCAAGAAAGGCAAGCAGGGAGCGGAATGGTTCCTCTTTGCCGCTGTGAGGGGTGGCGGTAACAAGGATAAGGTGACGGCTCTGATCTTCAGCAAGACGTTTGACCAACCGGTGCCGCTGATGCCTGCTGCCTCTCTGTTCTGTAACGTAGGCGCAGGTGTGGGCCTCGTCAACAATGACCAGCTCCGGGCAGGCTCTGACAAAGTCGTCGCAGCGCCTATCTGACTTGATGTAGTCCATGGACACTATGACATAGGGGTAGTAATCGAAGAGAGACTGCCCCACTCCACATATGCGCTCCAACCTGCTCACTGTGCTGGGAAGAACCAGCTCTGCCTCGATATGAAACTTGTCATGCAGTTCTGCCTGCCATTGTTCAGCCAGGTGCGGGGGGCAGAGAACGGCAAGGCGATTCACCTCGCCCCGATCCAGGAGTTCCCGGGCCAGCAGACAGGCCTCAATGGTCTTGCCAATGCCAACGTCATCGGCAATGAGCAGACGCACAGGATCAAGCTTCAACCCCATGAGAAGCGGCACAAGCTGATAGGGTCGTGGATCTACTGCGATCTTGCCAAATGATCGGAATGGGCCTGCACTGGAACGTGAGCAAAGCCGGACAGCATCTCTCAAGAAGCGGCACGAGCGGAAATCGCCCACCTCAGTCGGCTCCGGCAGCGAAAAAGATGCCGGTTTTACGCTTTCCAGCGGCAGATAGATGCCGGCTACCTCATCGTCCGTACCGCCGAGGGGCCGCAGCATGAGAAGATCTTCCTCGGATTCAGGCAGAACCACCCATTCCCTGCCGCGAGCCTGTACAAGTGAACCGACTGCAAAATTCATAGGACATCCTTGTTAACAAAAGGGGCCAGGGTGCCTTGATGCATTGGACCTGTTTCAGTGCTTTACTTGCATAAAGGCTTCCCCTAACGGCAATATATCTCACGCAAAGCCGCAAAGAACGCAAAGGTATGGCTTGGCTTTTGACTGGCAGCCAATACTATGATCGCTAAAAATATGCCGCCTAGCGGCAAACCGCTGCTATAGCAACGGTTTACACGGGATACGATTGAAACTGAGAATAAGCTCGCTTCTTCTCAGTTTCAATCGTATCCCACTTATATTTTTAGCGATCCCTACTATCAAAGGCTGCCTACTCACCTGCTCTGCAGCATCTTATCTTTGCGACCTTTGCGGCTTTGCGTGAGAAATAGTCCCCCAGCCGCTGCGGTCACGACAACGATGCCTCAGAAACATTAAGAGCCCCGTAGGCAATCTGAAGATTGCGGCTGCTGAGGCTACTGAATCGTCCCAAACACATGGGGATATCTGGCAATTATTTTGTGCCAATCGTCCCCGTGGCCGAACCGTATTACGGTGTAGCCCAAATCCTCGAGACACTCCTCCTGCTCACTATCCCGTTTGGCCCGCTCCGGATACTCGTGTACCGGGCCGTCCACGTAGATCAGGGCAAGATGATCATCATAGAAAAAATCAGGACGAGTCTTGCACCTCTCCAGGAACTTCTGGGCCCCTGATGGCAGATGCAAATCGCGCTTGTCCAGAAAATGGAGCCACGCTCTTTCCAGCTCAGAGCCGGCCTGATTCAGCAGCTGTCTGAGATGCTCTGCTCTCGGTTTGCCGCCGGGCGATGATGCTATTCTGCAGTGGACACATTCCAGCAGGATGCCGCGGATCTCCTGCCTGTCCAGCAGACTATGATCGCGCTGGTTGCTGTAGGTCATCAGACAATCGTAGCAGGCAGCCTCGCAGTCCTCGGTTGCCCGGGGCGGACGACGTTGATCTTCCCCGGTTTCCGGATCGAAGTGGCAGATCTCGAGGGCCCGCCTGGCCACATTGGCGAAAGCATCGGCATCAGAGATAAGCTGGCGCAACACCCCAGCGCCGCCTTCCGCTGCTTCATAGAACAAAAGAACTCGCCTGTTGTCTGGTCGCGGCAGGGGCTCTGCAGCCAGCTCGTTGTCTTCTAATTGATAGATGGTCTGGATAGCCTGCTTGAGTGCTGCCTGCAGAGAACACATCTGCGAATCGCTCAATTGCTTTTGCGGCTCCAGCAGCAGGCAGTTTTTCCGGTCCTCCACGTAAGGCACCACTCGCATGGTGCTGGCACTCATGGGGTCAGCAGGATCTTCCTCGACTGCCTGCTCATTCCTGGCCCAGTATCCCCGTTCGGTATCCAGGACGAACCCCAGCTGATTCTGATTCCTGCGCCTGGTCCAACCAAGATTGATGCGCCAGATGGTTGCAGCATGCCCGTAGCTCAGCCGCGCCAGCACTCCATTGACGGGATGCTCGAGTGTTGCCGTTCGCAGCGACGGCCTGCCGCCGCGCACGGGAAAACGCACAGAAGTTACAATCTCGTAGCCCAGCCTGAGCCGCTCCTCTTCATCGCTGTTGATGCGGTCTCTTCTTCTGGTGGCCACGTTTTGCAGGCGGAAGAGCTGCCGCAAAGGCTGCTGCAATTGACTGCCGCAGTATTCGCATAGATCGAGGCCTTCGCTGCCGTCCACCACAGGATGCAGGTAGCCGCACTGTGGACAGAGCTTGGCGGAGCGGGTAAGGACCTCGTCATCTCCTACCGGCATGATGACCTTGTTGATGATGAAGCGTGAGCCCTCGTGATAGACGATGCTTCTGGGGCCAAACTCCGAGATGGCCAGGAAGCGAGGGCGAGAGAGAAAATCATCCCGTCGGCTGCGTCTGCCGGGTATAAAGGCTGAAAGGGGAAGCCTGGGGAAGTTGTAGCCCGGCAGAAAGCCTTCACTGGCAAAGTAGCGGTAGCTGTAAAAGTCGGAGTCCCGGTATATTTGCGTTTCCAGGAGCAGCTCGAGCTGGGCCTCTGCTTCCCGGCGCAGCCGTCTGGCCTGCCTCTTGTCCTCGGTGCTGCGCGAGGCGTCGCTGATTATTTTGTGCTGGGTATCTCTCTGGTTGGCTGCGGCACGATAGAGTGAGCGCCAACGCTCGCAGGCTTGCTCAAAACTCAAAAGCACTTTGGCAATAACATCATCGAGCCAGCCCTCGCTGTACCAGTCCACCTCGTGCAGTTCGGCCTCTATGCTGGCCATGATCCTCCTGGAGCGCGCCAGAGCTTCCCGGGCAGCCCTGTCGCTCTGGAAAGCCTCTTTCACTGACTGCAGCAGCTCGAGAGTGGGCTTTTCTCCTTCGAGGTCCAGAATATCCCTGAGGGAGCTGCCGAGCGACTGGCCGGTTGCCGCAAGCCAGACAGCGTGTACGTGTGCCTTGATGAGATCCTCATTGGCGAGCTCCAGCTTGGGTGGGGCCACTGCTCCAGCCACCATGAGCTCCGGCCGTTTGAAGAAATACTGGTCATGAGGGCTGCCCGAGGTGCAGTAAGAAAAAACCAGCGCAGGCTGGCCGCTTCTGCCGGCACGGCCGCTCCTCTGGGCATAGTTGGCTGGAGTCGGGGGGATGTTCCGCATGTTCACCACATTCAGGGTGGCAATATCAATGCCGAGCTCCATAGTGGGGGAACAATAGAGGACGGGGAGTGTGCCCTGGCGAAACTTCTTTTCCCGGTCTTCTCTGAGCTCATAGGGTACCTGGGCGGTATGTTCCCTGGCCTCTATGCCCTTCGCCTCAGCAGCGATCTCTTTGTAGAAGGAGACGAAAAATGGGTTTGTTCTGCCTCCCTCTCCTGAAGCAGTGGGCACGCGCAGAGGGTCGTGATATGCCCTGCTGCCGTCGCCGGCAATCCAGCGCATGGCCGCACCTGGAAGCTGAAAGCCTGGAACTTCCCCCTCCTTTTCAGCCGCCACCCTCTCCTCCACAAGACCTGCAATGCGAAGAGTTTGCAGCAGCTGCAGGATGATCTCGGCAGTCTCATCCAGGGTGAGGCGGGACCTGTAGTCGGGAAAGGTATTTGTTCGGCGCAAATACTGTCCAAAAAGGCTTCTGGAAGAGAGATAAACATTGCCCCGATAATCCTGTCCCCTTCTGTAGGAGCGGGGAAAAATGATTGCCGCCTGCACCATGTTCTCATTCTCATCAATGGCCCACGGATCGATCAGCCTCTGGTTGCTCTGCTGTTTTATCCTCTCCTGAAAAGCCAGGTCCAAAAAGTCAACTTTGATCGCCAGCTCCCGGCGCATCAAATCCAGAAGAACCTTGCTGATTGCCTGGCGATGTTCTGGGGAAGCGGTGACAAGGGCCGGGTGAAGATCCTGCCACTCCTCTTCAGCCGCACAGATCTCCGCAAGGGACTGGTATTCAATCTGCAAGAGCCCGCACTGTTCAAGATTTGGCGAGAGAACCCGCCAGCCGCGGCGCAAATCATGATAGAGACGGTAGCCGATCACATTTCTGAGCGCCTGCTTGGTTTCCTCCAGCGCCCGAAATTTCACCTCTGGATCGGCTGCGTATAGCTCGAGGGGAAGATCCAGAGCTTCAAAGACCTTGTAGGTGAGTTCGTCATGCCTGAGGCCATGCTCGCCTGCATTGCGAGCAGCTTTGTAAAGGGCCGAACGAAGGAGCCCAATCTCCACAAAGTCATTGAAATGGCCTGCCTGCAAAGAGGCGTCCTGACGGTTGTCGGTAAAGCTCAGGAGCTTTCGCGCCTGCTGCGGCAGGCTTTGCTCTCGATTGAGGTGGCGAATGGCAGAGAGACTCAGTATGGTAGTAGCCGTGCTGCGGCCTTCAGTGCCAAGTGATGCTAGTTTGCCGATGTCAGATACCTGGCGGGCGCCATAAGAAACACCGCAGTTCAGGCAAAAACGAAACGGTGCCTTCACATAGAAGTAACACACGCCAGCATCAGCTTCCCGGCCGTCGGGCGCGACAGTAATTGCTACAGGAAGATCATGTCTGCGGTTCCGGCGCAGCCGCGCAATGCCGCTGCTTTCCTCCAGCCAATCATCCGGGACTCTATCAAGGATAGCGTCATAGTCCTCCGGCCATGGGTTCGCAGGGTTATGATAGAGGAAGCCGGCCTCGCTCTGTTCGTCATGATAACGGTCTGAGAGCTCCCGGGGGCCGAATATTCTCTGTCTGGTTTCAGAATCGAGGCTCACTCTCACTGCATAGTATTCCTGGCCGCATTCACGACAGAAAACAATGGGCAGGAGAATCCTCCTGCGGTCACCCGGTACGAACTGCTGGCCATAGACCGTAATAAAACGCGAATGATCCGGCTCGAGAGAGGCATAGACGTTGTCTCCGCGGCTGATAAACTGATGCAGCCTGAAAGCAAAGGCAGGAAAGCCTGTCTCGGGATGCTCGCAGCGATAACCGGCAAGAAGCCCTTCTTGTATCGCCCTGATGCATTGCGATTCAGGAACGCCAATCAGTTCACTCAGTTCTCTGCCTGCACCGTGTGGACCGGTGAGGCTTCTTGGCTTGGTCCTTATGAGCCGGCCGGACTGCTCTTCTGTTGTTATGCCAAAGGTATTTTCGATCCAGATGGAGAGGGGATCCGAGACAAAACTGGCATAATCAGTGGGCGGCTGCCGGCTGCCATCGGAAACTCTAGCTTTCAGGTCGTCGATAAAGTGAGCCGCAGATAGATCGGTCTCTGCAGTCGCCTTCCTCAGAGTTTCGCCGATCACTCTTTCCGGTTTGACCGCAGCGCCAAAGAGTTTACCGGCAACTGCGGCAATCTCTTTTCTTTGCTCCTCGTAGGTCCCGGGGCCTGCCAGAGTGGCGGAGGTGCCAACGCATTGCAGATCATGGGCCTGGCAAACATCGCGGAGGCGCCGGACCAGAAGCGCCACATCAGCTCCCTGTCTGCCGCGGTAGGTGTGCAGTTCATCCAGCACCAGAAAGCGCAGGCCCTGGGCAGCCTCGACCAGATTCCTCTCATAAGGCCTGGTCAAGATCAATTCCAGCATTACATAGTTGGTAAGGATAATGTCAGGCGGATTTGCAATGATATTCTGTCTTTCCTCATCGCCTTCTTGGCCGGTGTACCTGGCGAAGCGGACCGGTTCGCCACCTTTCGGATAGCCATAGTTGAGGAACTTCTGAAGTTCGCCAACCTGGCTGTTGCACAGTGCATTCATGGGGTAGACAATGATCGCCCTGATGCCTTTGCCGGAGCCAACGCGCAGCACGTGATCGACAATGGGAACAATATAGGCGAGGCTTTTTCCCGAGCCAGTACCGGTGGTAAGCACATAGTGGTCGGCTGTTCTGGCTGCCTTTACTGCATCTGCTTGATGCCGGTGCAGCCGGAGGGGTTTTCCTGCGTCGTCAGGATCTTTGTTGATCCGGAAAATACGCCTGCACTCCTCGTGCAGCACGCCCTGGTCAACCAGCTCATCGATCCATTCACCAGGTTCAAAGGAAGGGTTGAGTTGAATGAGAGGATCCGGCCAGAGGAGACCATTGGCGAGCGCTTGATTTACGTGCTGCCGCACTCGCTCGTCCTGGATGTGAATAAAGCTCTCAATATAGCTTGCATAGTCTTCTATCAGGCGGTCACGCAGCCCAAAGATGTCCATCAAGTTTACTCCTCTATGAGCAGAGCTCTCCTGTTGATGCTGCCCTCGTAAGGATTCTATGGCATTGGCGATCTGAACAAAATCCGAATCCTCTGTTCACAAAGCGCTCGTGAGTCAGAATACCGTGGCCTATTGTCAAATCAGGTCAAAATAGTTGAGCTTCTGATATCTTTGCCGTACTTCCTGATGCAGCTGAGCAGTGCAGTGGTGTATTTGCCTCGTTGAATTCAGGTCCGCCACCACTTTTCGGCAAGTCCACATATGATTCTTGCAATGAGAAAATCTAATGGATCAAATTATTGTCTACATCTTCACGCACATCAAGAAAAAAATCAAAATTTTGGGAAATTCTGAGATAGGCGGGCGCAGGGGAGGCCTTGTCCTCGAGCCTTTTGGCATCATGCCTGACGCGCCTCCAGGCGGGCGCGGGGGAGGCTGAAGGTGAAGCTACAGTTTACCAGAGAGCCGAAGTCTGCCGACGAGCTGCAGCGTGCTGATGATATGGCGGCAGCTGTTTACAATGGCAAGACCCGTTTTGACAGCTGTTGTGCTGGCATCCTATACTGATTTAAATCCAACAGGATGTCTTTAGCGAATATCACCATTATAAGAAGAGGGCACCGACCATGTTATTCGGAGCCAACAATGTGGATTCTGGCTCTGCAGCGAAGTTACAGGCGGCGAATGAGAGGAGGACGGCACGTCCATAAAATTATAAAATTCTCTGCAACAGTAGAAAACATGCGACACAGAGCATGGAGCATCCTTCGACCCTTTCCATAAACTCAGCGGAATGGACCCTCGTGTTCAAGGTGGCTTCATCAAGCCTGTTCCACACTGTAAAACTTTTCCGAATGCATCTGTAAACTACACAAACATCAATCCTCACGGGAATAGACAGTGTATTTGTGCGCTTTACCATTGACTTTTTCTACCGGGTATTTTCGCT from Deltaproteobacteria bacterium carries:
- a CDS encoding DEAD/DEAH box helicase; this encodes MDIFGLRDRLIEDYASYIESFIHIQDERVRQHVNQALANGLLWPDPLIQLNPSFEPGEWIDELVDQGVLHEECRRIFRINKDPDDAGKPLRLHRHQADAVKAARTADHYVLTTGTGSGKSLAYIVPIVDHVLRVGSGKGIRAIIVYPMNALCNSQVGELQKFLNYGYPKGGEPVRFARYTGQEGDEERQNIIANPPDIILTNYVMLELILTRPYERNLVEAAQGLRFLVLDELHTYRGRQGADVALLVRRLRDVCQAHDLQCVGTSATLAGPGTYEEQRKEIAAVAGKLFGAAVKPERVIGETLRKATAETDLSAAHFIDDLKARVSDGSRQPPTDYASFVSDPLSIWIENTFGITTEEQSGRLIRTKPRSLTGPHGAGRELSELIGVPESQCIRAIQEGLLAGYRCEHPETGFPAFAFRLHQFISRGDNVYASLEPDHSRFITVYGQQFVPGDRRRILLPIVFCRECGQEYYAVRVSLDSETRQRIFGPRELSDRYHDEQSEAGFLYHNPANPWPEDYDAILDRVPDDWLEESSGIARLRRNRRHDLPVAITVAPDGREADAGVCYFYVKAPFRFCLNCGVSYGARQVSDIGKLASLGTEGRSTATTILSLSAIRHLNREQSLPQQARKLLSFTDNRQDASLQAGHFNDFVEIGLLRSALYKAARNAGEHGLRHDELTYKVFEALDLPLELYAADPEVKFRALEETKQALRNVIGYRLYHDLRRGWRVLSPNLEQCGLLQIEYQSLAEICAAEEEWQDLHPALVTASPEHRQAISKVLLDLMRRELAIKVDFLDLAFQERIKQQSNQRLIDPWAIDENENMVQAAIIFPRSYRRGQDYRGNVYLSSRSLFGQYLRRTNTFPDYRSRLTLDETAEIILQLLQTLRIAGLVEERVAAEKEGEVPGFQLPGAAMRWIAGDGSRAYHDPLRVPTASGEGGRTNPFFVSFYKEIAAEAKGIEAREHTAQVPYELREDREKKFRQGTLPVLYCSPTMELGIDIATLNVVNMRNIPPTPANYAQRSGRAGRSGQPALVFSYCTSGSPHDQYFFKRPELMVAGAVAPPKLELANEDLIKAHVHAVWLAATGQSLGSSLRDILDLEGEKPTLELLQSVKEAFQSDRAAREALARSRRIMASIEAELHEVDWYSEGWLDDVIAKVLLSFEQACERWRSLYRAAANQRDTQHKIISDASRSTEDKRQARRLRREAEAQLELLLETQIYRDSDFYSYRYFASEGFLPGYNFPRLPLSAFIPGRRSRRDDFLSRPRFLAISEFGPRSIVYHEGSRFIINKVIMPVGDDEVLTRSAKLCPQCGYLHPVVDGSEGLDLCEYCGSQLQQPLRQLFRLQNVATRRRDRINSDEEERLRLGYEIVTSVRFPVRGGRPSLRTATLEHPVNGVLARLSYGHAATIWRINLGWTRRRNQNQLGFVLDTERGYWARNEQAVEEDPADPMSASTMRVVPYVEDRKNCLLLEPQKQLSDSQMCSLQAALKQAIQTIYQLEDNELAAEPLPRPDNRRVLLFYEAAEGGAGVLRQLISDADAFANVARRALEICHFDPETGEDQRRPPRATEDCEAACYDCLMTYSNQRDHSLLDRQEIRGILLECVHCRIASSPGGKPRAEHLRQLLNQAGSELERAWLHFLDKRDLHLPSGAQKFLERCKTRPDFFYDDHLALIYVDGPVHEYPERAKRDSEQEECLEDLGYTVIRFGHGDDWHKIIARYPHVFGTIQ